In Simkaniaceae bacterium, the following proteins share a genomic window:
- a CDS encoding adenylate/guanylate cyclase domain-containing protein — MQLRTKIYVLIGGLFFFAFVAAQFLEEIITSRSLELQSSEIHQEIIKNEELKRLEIQSYIQSEIDDCFDRLYVILNQVKQAPLLYRHFLPLQDGRLNQTWFAAASLLNQNKWLDWIENKSASGIASLITVDPLKPTIGVELEKSENFSVVAIQNDPSPPSIYLAIPYTLSFMPMDQDNVGGRFFLFTPEQIRQLDMDAMVKKTEMQSVPYMKRGLEELINHLRQTKQALIAGRLFNGEKGDQIQDKECQTLLSQDKQFNNIDRYMLRYLEIAIVRDMALFLSTNLLGDDPMEALFPKGMVQIQSNGSCGYAVLNQDVFSDSMRSTLTRTSIFLHGDGQTEFPKTVSSDGEGRIFFGRTMRLESTQNPDLNSSLSVAIDAQSLVKNIALATAADIYFCSSNHVIKGFSRQGIELIGPKLNLPFDELKGKTTGFIPFEGGDYFFMKITPYSELDIDFYLLTPQYREFSLAMSIQKSAKNLIHKISHQMQVIAFIALILVFFFLNKIAKHMTDPISHLANACRVLRHGHLSEVHLPTLKGDSKDEVHTLYRVFDEMIDGLKEKDKVQGVLNKVVSPEIAKEILTGTIHLGGEEKNVTVMFADIRNFTKMSENMEPHDVINMLNTCMTKISHAIDQHSGVIDKFVGDEVMALFGAPINDEEGAKKAVICAFEILKVLDEWNAERKNQNLVPVEMGIGIHTGLVVAGNMGAENRLNYTVLGANVNLAARLCSAAKPHEILISRGTLESPGVKQSFETQALEKMSLKGFSEPVEVFLITHAQS; from the coding sequence ATGCAACTGCGCACTAAGATTTATGTTCTCATCGGTGGTTTGTTTTTTTTCGCGTTTGTTGCAGCGCAATTTCTGGAAGAAATCATTACTTCAAGAAGTTTGGAGCTTCAAAGCAGTGAAATCCATCAGGAAATCATCAAAAATGAAGAGCTAAAACGGCTTGAAATTCAAAGCTACATTCAAAGTGAAATTGATGATTGCTTTGATCGCCTCTATGTCATTTTAAACCAAGTCAAACAAGCGCCGCTCTTATATCGCCATTTTCTCCCCTTACAAGATGGTCGGCTCAATCAGACATGGTTTGCTGCAGCCTCCTTACTGAATCAAAATAAATGGCTCGATTGGATTGAAAACAAAAGCGCATCGGGCATTGCCTCTCTGATTACGGTTGATCCACTCAAGCCAACCATTGGGGTGGAACTCGAAAAGAGTGAGAATTTTTCAGTAGTTGCGATTCAAAATGATCCATCCCCACCATCTATTTATCTCGCTATTCCCTACACACTTTCATTCATGCCCATGGATCAAGATAATGTGGGAGGTCGATTTTTCCTCTTTACACCTGAGCAAATCAGGCAGCTCGATATGGATGCTATGGTGAAAAAAACAGAGATGCAAAGTGTCCCCTATATGAAGCGTGGCCTTGAGGAGCTGATCAACCACTTGCGCCAAACCAAGCAAGCGCTGATAGCGGGCCGCCTTTTTAATGGCGAGAAGGGGGATCAAATACAAGATAAAGAATGCCAAACTTTATTGAGTCAAGATAAGCAATTTAACAATATCGATCGCTACATGCTCAGATATTTAGAGATTGCCATTGTGAGAGATATGGCGCTATTTTTGTCTACGAATTTACTCGGCGATGATCCGATGGAAGCCCTTTTCCCAAAGGGAATGGTGCAGATTCAGTCCAATGGATCCTGTGGCTATGCCGTTCTCAATCAAGACGTGTTCAGCGATTCAATGAGGAGCACGCTCACCCGCACCTCGATTTTTTTACATGGAGATGGACAAACCGAATTCCCAAAGACGGTTTCGAGTGATGGTGAAGGGAGGATATTTTTTGGCCGTACGATGAGGCTGGAATCAACACAAAATCCTGATTTGAACAGCTCATTATCCGTAGCAATTGATGCTCAGTCTTTAGTAAAGAATATTGCGCTGGCTACAGCGGCCGATATTTATTTCTGCTCTTCAAATCATGTGATTAAGGGGTTTAGTCGCCAGGGGATAGAATTGATTGGCCCCAAATTAAACCTTCCCTTTGACGAATTAAAGGGCAAAACAACAGGTTTTATTCCATTTGAAGGGGGTGATTATTTCTTTATGAAAATCACACCCTATTCTGAATTGGATATCGATTTTTATTTATTGACCCCTCAATACCGCGAATTTTCATTGGCAATGTCGATTCAAAAAAGTGCCAAAAACTTAATTCATAAAATTAGCCATCAAATGCAAGTGATTGCCTTTATTGCATTGATTCTCGTCTTTTTCTTTCTCAATAAAATTGCAAAGCACATGACGGATCCCATTTCTCATTTGGCCAATGCCTGCCGCGTATTAAGACATGGGCATTTGAGTGAAGTGCATCTTCCAACGCTCAAAGGGGACTCTAAAGATGAGGTGCATACGCTCTATCGTGTTTTTGATGAGATGATTGATGGACTAAAGGAAAAAGATAAGGTGCAGGGGGTTCTTAATAAAGTTGTCTCTCCTGAAATTGCCAAAGAGATTTTAACGGGGACCATTCATCTCGGGGGAGAAGAGAAGAATGTCACCGTCATGTTTGCCGATATTCGCAATTTTACTAAGATGTCCGAGAATATGGAGCCTCATGATGTGATTAATATGCTGAACACGTGCATGACCAAGATTTCACATGCGATTGATCAACACAGTGGGGTGATTGACAAATTTGTCGGCGATGAAGTGATGGCTCTATTTGGAGCTCCAATCAATGATGAAGAAGGGGCAAAAAAAGCGGTTATTTGTGCTTTTGAAATTTTAAAGGTTCTCGATGAGTGGAATGCAGAGCGCAAAAATCAAAATCTTGTTCCGGTCGAAATGGGGATTGGCATCCACACGGGGCTGGTCGTCGCAGGAAACATGGGGGCGGAAAATCGCCTTAATTATACCGTTCTCGGCGCCAATGTCAATTTAGCGGCGCGTCTTTGCTCCGCAGCTAAACCACACGAAATTTTAATCTCACGCGGCACGCTTGAGAGTCCGGGCGTTAAACAGAGCTTTGAAACACAAGCTCTAGAAAAAATGTCGTTAAAAGGGTTTTCCGAACCCGTTGAAGTCTTTCTCATCACTCATGCTCAATCTTAG